In one window of Toxotes jaculatrix isolate fToxJac2 chromosome 10, fToxJac2.pri, whole genome shotgun sequence DNA:
- the xkrx gene encoding XK-related protein 2: MCEVAMEEQEREIADIDPQECTSVAENGVMLVVNHSRVHPPFSVVLATVLYCAEFVTAAVLCSMYHKTDDVIWMGFTIAFMLLPAVLIQLALTFFHRDLGRDRPLVLFLHLLLLGPVIRCFEALVVYFKAGKKEEPYVTISRKINLKKGQGTPMEWEIGQSERNLATHRNAFKRIAVIQAFLGSTPQLTLQLYATIQEKYILPTRLALMIITLISITYGALVCSVLAIQIRYDDYKVRVRPAAYLCMIVWRGLEIATRITALVLFSTALTHWVILVGMANLLFFFFLPWVEFWARKGSLTENVEKNFSKLGTTVVLCMFTLLYACINIFCWSAVQLDLSHRELIERKQRWGRLALYYCGRFVENFLLITLWYFFKSDFYEYVCAPLLCVQLLICYSLAVLFMLLFYQFCHPCRRLFKYNVHDCLHCVCCRKGRGGASGRRGQPPPSYSTAATMVLAPEEPLELLDSQNSQPHDLTSQLGERETAIVEDMMEAA, from the exons ATGTGCGAGGTGGccatggaggagcaggagcgGGAGATCGCAGACATAGACCCGCAGGAGTGCACCTCGGTGGCGGAGAACGGGGTCATGCTGGTGGTCAATCACAGCCGGGTCCATCCTCCCTTCAGCGTTGTGCTGGCCACCGTGCTCTACTGCGCCGAGTTTGTCACCGCCGCCGTGCTCTGCAGCATGTACCACAAGACCGACGATGTCATCTGGATGGGCTTCACCATCGCCTTCATGCTGCTGCCCGCCGTGCTCATTCAGTTAGCGCTGACGTTCTTTCACAGAGACCTGGGTCGGGACCGGCCTCTGGTCCTCTTcctgcacctgctgctgctcggcCCTGTCATCAG GTGTTTCGAGGCTCTCGTTGTCTATTTCAAGGCAGGTAAAAAAGAGGAGCCTTACGTCACAATCTCCAGGAAGATCAACCTGAAGAAGGGACAGGGGACGCCCATGGAGTGGGAGATCGGCCAGTCGGAGCGCAACCTGGCCACTCACAGGAACGCCTTCAAACGCATCGCGGTCATTCAGGCGTTCTTGGGCTCCACGCCTCAGCTGACACTCCAGCTTTATGCCACCATCCAGGAGAAATACATCCTCCCTACAAGAC TGGCTCTGATGATCATCACCCTGATCTCCATCACATACGGGGCCCTCGTGTGCAGCGTTCTGGCCATCCAGATCAGATACGATGACTACAAAGTGCGGGTGCGTCCTGCAGCCTACCTGTGCATGATCGTGTGGAGAGGTCTGGAGATTGCCACCCGGATCACGGCTCTGGTTCTCTTCAGCACGGCGCTCACACACTGGGTGATCCTTGTCGGCATGGCGAAcctgctctttttcttcttcctgcccTGGGTTGAGTTCTGGGCCAGGAAAGGCTCGCTGACTGAGAACGTGGAGAAAAACTTCTCGAAGCTGGGCACCACGGTGGTGCTGTGTATGTTCACGCTGCTTTACGCCTGCATCAACATCTTCTGCTGGTCAGCCGTGCAGCTGGACCTCTCCCATCGAGAGCTCATCGAGAGGAAGCAGCGCTGGGGCCGCCTGGCCCTCTACTACTGCGGACGCTTTGTTGAGAACTTCCTCCTCATCACGCTCTGGTACTTCTTCAAGTCTGACTTCTACGAGTACGTGTGTGCCCCTCTGCTCTGCGTCCAGCTGCTGATCTGCTATAGCCTGGCTGTGCTCTTCATGCTGCTCTTCTATCAATTCTGCCACCCGTGCAGACGCCTCTTCAAGTACAACGTCCACGACTGCCTGCACTGCGTCTGCTGTCGTAAAGGGAGGGGTGGGGCAAGCGGGAGGCGAGGGCAGCCGCCACCCTCTTACTCCACGGCTGCCACCATGGTGCTGGCACCGGAGGAGCCTCTGGAGCTGCTGGACTCCCAAAACTCTCAACCACACGACCTCACCAGTCAGCTGGGAGAGCGGGAGACAGCTATTGTCGAAGACATGATGGAAGCAGCCTGA